Proteins encoded together in one Chryseobacterium sp. G0201 window:
- a CDS encoding L-histidine N(alpha)-methyltransferase, with translation MNLRLNPDSQVENHHIDGFRSDVLEGLKSMPKKLSSKYFYNKKGDYLFQKIMAMPEYYLTKSELDIFKNKTADLANLITPDKQSFDLIELGAGDAMKSTFLLKYLVEKGTDFTYMPIDISGNILSILNEKLSHEIPSLKIIPLEGEYFEMLQEAASLSSRRKVILFLGSNIGNMSLEEAEIFCKDLKRNLASEDVVLIGFDLKKNPHTILNAYNDKQGFTAAFNLNLLTRINTELNADFDLEQFQHYQTYDPISGACKSYLVSLKDQNVSIGNETIPFEENELIDMEISQKFSPEKIQELSEKSGFKMIGEIKDSKKWFVDTVWQVK, from the coding sequence ATGAACTTACGGTTAAATCCAGATTCTCAGGTGGAAAATCATCACATTGACGGTTTTCGGTCTGATGTTTTAGAGGGCTTAAAAAGCATGCCCAAAAAGTTATCTTCAAAATATTTTTACAATAAAAAGGGAGATTATCTTTTCCAGAAAATTATGGCTATGCCGGAATATTATCTCACCAAATCTGAGTTGGATATATTTAAAAATAAAACGGCAGATCTTGCCAATTTAATTACTCCTGACAAACAATCTTTTGATTTGATTGAACTGGGAGCAGGCGACGCCATGAAATCTACATTTTTACTTAAATATCTTGTAGAAAAAGGAACCGATTTCACGTATATGCCGATTGATATTTCAGGAAATATTCTTTCGATATTAAATGAAAAACTGAGCCATGAAATCCCGTCTTTGAAAATTATACCATTAGAAGGTGAGTATTTTGAAATGCTTCAAGAAGCAGCTTCTTTGTCTTCGCGAAGAAAGGTTATTTTATTTTTAGGAAGCAATATAGGAAATATGAGCCTTGAAGAAGCCGAAATTTTTTGTAAGGATCTAAAACGAAATTTAGCTTCAGAAGATGTTGTTTTGATAGGTTTTGATCTAAAGAAAAATCCTCACACAATTTTAAATGCTTATAATGATAAACAAGGTTTCACAGCAGCTTTTAATCTTAATCTTCTGACTCGTATCAATACTGAACTTAATGCAGATTTTGATTTGGAACAATTTCAACATTATCAGACTTATGATCCGATAAGTGGAGCCTGTAAAAGTTATTTGGTAAGCTTAAAAGATCAAAACGTATCCATCGGAAATGAAACTATTCCCTTTGAAGAAAATGAGCTAATAGATATGGAAATTTCACAAAAATTTTCACCCGAAAAAATACAGGAATTGAGTGAAAAATCCGGTTTTAAAATGATCGGAGAAATTAAGGATTCCAAAAAATGGTTTGTAGATACCGTCTGGCAAGTAAAATAA
- a CDS encoding 1-acyl-sn-glycerol-3-phosphate acyltransferase has translation MTKFDDIRPFYDHEVNDALLSIARHPMMKALMNFTFPDKDEKFWIEQFKNIHSISDFQHQFISQTVRQILKQSSEGLTTSGFDHLDKNVSYLFISNHRDIVLDTCLLNLVLLDRGLIMTSSAIGDNLVQKTFLHVLAKLNRNFLVQRGLSLREQLNSSKIMSEYIYDLLTKENRSVWIAQREGRTKDGNDATQQGVLKMLAMPGDQSLTDFFKTLKIVPLSISYEYDPTDVLKMPHLMAKSRNEEYVKNPGEDFKTMLSGVLGQKKHIHIHAGDVLDTEFDDIVSKIENKNKQLQAVSQIIDDSIIQNYKLWPTNFIAYDLLHQTEQYSENYSENEKMLFERRMEMRIDISDADMKKSFLAMYANPVINKIKYHNNLLM, from the coding sequence ATGACGAAGTTTGATGATATAAGGCCTTTTTATGACCATGAAGTGAACGATGCTCTGCTAAGTATTGCAAGGCACCCGATGATGAAGGCGTTAATGAATTTTACTTTTCCTGATAAAGATGAAAAATTTTGGATTGAACAGTTTAAAAATATTCATTCCATAAGTGATTTCCAGCATCAATTTATATCACAGACCGTTCGTCAGATCCTTAAACAGAGTTCTGAGGGCTTAACGACCTCGGGATTTGATCATTTGGATAAAAATGTATCCTATTTATTCATATCCAATCACAGAGATATTGTTTTGGATACGTGTCTGCTTAATTTGGTGCTGTTGGATCGCGGATTAATTATGACTTCTTCTGCAATTGGAGATAATCTTGTTCAGAAGACATTTCTGCACGTACTGGCGAAACTAAACCGTAACTTTTTGGTTCAGAGAGGTCTTTCTCTTCGTGAGCAATTGAACAGTTCAAAGATCATGTCCGAATATATTTATGATTTATTAACCAAAGAAAACCGTTCTGTCTGGATTGCACAACGTGAAGGCCGTACCAAAGATGGTAACGATGCTACTCAGCAGGGTGTGTTGAAAATGCTCGCAATGCCAGGAGATCAATCCTTAACCGATTTCTTTAAAACATTGAAAATTGTTCCGTTATCTATTTCATACGAGTATGATCCTACGGATGTTCTTAAAATGCCACATCTAATGGCAAAATCAAGAAACGAGGAATATGTTAAGAATCCGGGTGAAGATTTTAAAACGATGCTGAGTGGAGTATTAGGGCAAAAAAAACATATTCATATACACGCCGGTGATGTTTTGGATACTGAATTTGATGATATTGTATCGAAAATAGAAAACAAAAATAAACAGTTACAGGCGGTTTCACAGATCATCGACGATTCTATCATACAGAATTATAAGCTTTGGCCTACCAATTTTATTGCTTATGATTTGCTTCATCAAACAGAGCAGTATTCAGAAAATTATTCAGAAAATGAAAAAATGCTGTTTGAGAGAAGAATGGAAATGCGTATCGATATTTCTGATGCAGATATGAAAAAAAGTTTCCTGGCGATGTATGCTAATCCGGTAATTAATAAAATTAAATACCATAACAACCTTTTGATGTAA
- a CDS encoding serine hydrolase, protein MKFCFLLIFSVFSSYLSAQKESEIDAIIKREMNERKIPGLQIAVVQNGKIILKKSYGMASVQNNIPVTDATIFPINSCTKVFTGVAVMQLVEEGKIELSAPISKYLADLPEKWQPVTVEQMMTHISGFPDIVRLFDPLTGAALKPEKQIWEEIKALPMDFKTGGQFRYNQTNYYLLGKIIEKVSGEPFDLFFKTKQFQTVGMKKTVFGDSRDVISNFAPTYSSRSFIDGKKLDKEKLFNDYHVFPDYTRTGSGLNTSAEDMAKWITSLQKQELFKNKRTLTKMWSPIKMNDGTSTSWALGWGITKFRAKHNAIGMSGGGRSAFLVYPDDNLAVIVFTNLMGSTPEDFLEELAGVYNPDITKFDPITYLRINLKKQGFNKAIDVVKSEKKNNPDFNPGESELNDWGYRLMSRSNQLNDAYEIFKLYIYLYPDSANAYDSYGEVLLKMGNKNEARKMYEKSVKLNPDNENGKNVLKQLNE, encoded by the coding sequence ATGAAATTTTGTTTTCTATTGATCTTTTCTGTGTTTTCTTCTTATTTATCGGCTCAAAAAGAATCAGAAATTGATGCTATCATTAAAAGAGAAATGAATGAGCGAAAAATTCCGGGATTACAGATCGCGGTGGTTCAAAACGGTAAAATTATTTTGAAAAAATCATACGGAATGGCAAGTGTTCAGAATAATATTCCTGTTACTGATGCAACCATTTTTCCAATTAATTCTTGCACTAAAGTTTTTACGGGCGTTGCTGTAATGCAATTGGTGGAAGAGGGTAAAATAGAATTATCTGCTCCAATATCCAAGTATCTGGCTGATCTTCCTGAAAAATGGCAACCCGTTACGGTTGAGCAGATGATGACACATATTTCCGGTTTTCCGGATATTGTAAGATTGTTTGATCCTCTTACCGGAGCAGCATTGAAGCCGGAAAAACAAATTTGGGAAGAAATTAAAGCGCTTCCAATGGATTTCAAAACAGGAGGACAATTCAGATATAATCAAACCAACTATTATTTACTTGGAAAAATAATTGAGAAAGTAAGCGGTGAACCTTTTGATCTGTTTTTTAAAACCAAACAATTTCAAACCGTTGGGATGAAAAAAACGGTATTTGGAGACTCAAGAGATGTTATTTCTAATTTTGCGCCTACGTATTCAAGCAGAAGCTTTATCGATGGAAAAAAATTGGATAAAGAAAAGCTATTCAATGATTATCATGTATTTCCTGATTACACCAGAACGGGATCTGGACTAAATACTTCTGCTGAAGATATGGCAAAATGGATCACTTCCTTACAAAAGCAAGAGCTTTTTAAAAATAAAAGAACCTTAACGAAAATGTGGTCGCCCATAAAAATGAATGACGGAACTTCAACATCTTGGGCATTGGGATGGGGAATAACAAAATTCCGAGCCAAACATAATGCGATAGGAATGTCAGGCGGCGGAAGGTCAGCATTTTTAGTTTACCCTGATGATAATCTGGCGGTAATTGTCTTTACAAACTTGATGGGAAGCACTCCCGAAGATTTCTTGGAAGAACTTGCCGGAGTTTATAATCCTGATATTACTAAATTTGATCCTATAACTTATCTTAGAATAAATCTTAAAAAACAAGGCTTCAACAAAGCGATTGATGTTGTAAAGTCAGAAAAGAAAAATAATCCTGACTTCAATCCAGGAGAATCTGAACTTAATGATTGGGGGTACCGATTGATGTCCCGATCTAATCAACTTAATGATGCTTACGAGATTTTTAAATTGTACATTTATTTATATCCTGACAGCGCGAACGCCTATGACAGCTATGGAGAAGTCCTGTTGAAAATGGGAAACAAAAATGAAGCCCGTAAAATGTACGAAAAATCTGTAAAACTCAATCCTGATAACGAAAACGGGAAAAATGTTTTGAAACAATTGAATGAATAA
- a CDS encoding sensor histidine kinase: MKFIENQLKESRELEGITNNSRKDFMDAQNHLQRYMISEDDKDLKLYFESLTKLKNNFDKINENESIAPKLKSKFNLKKKDTLKITNLKTLIDSVYKYSQNPPPKIEDKNYNIEKFKGKNNFDDIDIETRTYSDTIKKKGFVGRLRDAIAGKVDVQKESTVITLKNKKAADLSTLKSEMKDAIKSMEKHYTTEIKKIQLSTVKDQHDSRQFYGSFNKLLIYSNGLIDIYGNAIKEFKSDLEKEYNKQKLINNEIRTYLVLGLMILMFIVSILIMYFTRVAFIYEWKLNAANKEIKNNLNFKNRILGMLSHELRSPLKIINIFIDKINRTTKDETIKEYLKSIKFTNSTLLIQSNQILEYTKNQDADQRLVMNVFNLKDEINSIVMAITPYLETRNNKFVVNDSIPADMVVYSDNIKINQIFMNILGNANKFTENGQIDLTMSTEVIDENRVSLLTTVGDTGAGISESDLKNIFEPYYQGMVSNEIDNLGAGLGLNLCKEIIGLFNGEISISSKLREGTKVTFRINLNMNKDGITN; the protein is encoded by the coding sequence ATGAAATTTATTGAGAATCAATTGAAGGAAAGTCGTGAATTGGAGGGGATAACCAACAATTCGAGAAAAGATTTCATGGATGCCCAAAATCATCTTCAGAGATATATGATTAGTGAGGATGACAAAGACTTAAAATTATACTTTGAATCTCTTACAAAGCTTAAAAATAATTTCGATAAGATTAATGAAAACGAAAGCATAGCTCCAAAGCTGAAAAGTAAATTTAATCTAAAGAAAAAAGATACTCTGAAAATTACGAACCTAAAGACATTGATAGATTCCGTATATAAGTATTCTCAAAATCCTCCTCCAAAGATTGAAGATAAAAACTATAATATTGAAAAATTTAAAGGCAAAAATAATTTTGATGATATTGATATTGAGACACGTACTTACTCTGACACGATAAAGAAAAAAGGGTTTGTAGGACGTTTACGAGATGCAATCGCGGGTAAAGTTGATGTACAAAAAGAAAGTACAGTGATTACTTTAAAGAATAAAAAAGCTGCTGATCTCTCTACATTAAAATCCGAAATGAAGGATGCCATAAAGTCTATGGAAAAGCATTATACAACTGAAATTAAGAAGATCCAGTTGTCTACAGTTAAAGATCAGCACGATAGCAGGCAGTTTTACGGTAGTTTTAATAAATTACTCATCTATAGCAACGGATTGATCGATATCTATGGAAATGCGATCAAAGAATTTAAATCTGATCTGGAAAAAGAGTACAACAAACAGAAGTTGATTAATAATGAGATCCGAACTTATTTGGTGCTGGGATTAATGATCCTGATGTTCATTGTATCAATTTTGATCATGTATTTTACAAGAGTTGCATTTATCTACGAATGGAAGCTTAATGCTGCCAATAAAGAAATTAAAAACAACCTTAATTTCAAAAACAGAATCTTGGGAATGCTGAGCCATGAATTAAGATCTCCTTTAAAAATCATCAATATTTTCATTGATAAAATCAACAGAACGACAAAAGATGAGACTATAAAAGAGTATCTTAAATCTATAAAATTCACCAACAGCACTTTGCTGATACAATCTAACCAGATCTTGGAATACACAAAAAATCAGGACGCTGATCAAAGATTAGTAATGAATGTTTTTAATCTTAAAGATGAGATCAATTCTATTGTAATGGCCATCACGCCCTATTTAGAAACAAGAAATAATAAATTTGTCGTAAACGACAGCATACCTGCAGATATGGTCGTGTATTCAGACAATATAAAAATTAACCAGATTTTCATGAACATTCTGGGAAATGCCAATAAATTCACAGAAAACGGACAGATCGATCTTACAATGTCAACCGAAGTGATCGATGAAAACAGAGTTTCACTATTAACAACAGTAGGAGATACTGGTGCCGGAATATCAGAATCTGACCTGAAAAATATTTTTGAACCCTATTATCAGGGGATGGTTTCTAATGAGATCGACAATCTTGGTGCGGGACTTGGGTTGAACTTGTGCAAGGAAATTATAGGACTTTTCAATGGTGAAATATCTATCTCAAGCAAATTACGAGAGGGAACAAAAGTGACATTCAGGATCAATTTAAATATGAATAAAGATGGAATTACCAATTGA
- a CDS encoding MarR family winged helix-turn-helix transcriptional regulator codes for MNFSLVKDVVGLLEQFESENKNSQYSSDVDGFKSWIYNKESMTNNDNADAPYWEGKESGRSPESAISTLLVHLNRYAKTYSKSAISGSDFATQEDFIYLINLKAMGEMTKMELIKKNIQEKPVGMLIINRLIKQGWVNQTDSNDDKRTKLIKITDQGIEALEIQMKKIRSATNIVSGNLNYSEKMELIRILNKLDKFHYPIFNRNIDNKELISTVYQEYSFEKN; via the coding sequence ATGAACTTCTCACTTGTCAAAGATGTTGTAGGATTACTGGAGCAATTTGAATCTGAAAACAAAAATTCTCAGTATTCTTCTGATGTTGATGGATTCAAATCTTGGATCTATAATAAAGAATCTATGACTAATAATGATAATGCTGATGCTCCTTACTGGGAAGGTAAAGAAAGTGGCAGAAGTCCTGAAAGTGCGATTAGTACCTTATTGGTTCACCTTAACAGATATGCAAAAACATATTCTAAATCAGCTATTTCTGGCTCTGATTTTGCCACGCAGGAAGATTTTATTTATCTGATCAATTTGAAAGCAATGGGTGAAATGACCAAAATGGAACTCATCAAAAAAAATATTCAAGAAAAACCCGTAGGAATGCTTATCATCAATAGATTGATTAAGCAAGGTTGGGTGAATCAGACAGATTCGAATGATGACAAAAGAACGAAACTTATAAAAATTACAGATCAGGGAATTGAAGCACTGGAAATTCAAATGAAAAAGATCCGAAGCGCAACAAATATTGTATCGGGTAATCTAAATTATTCTGAAAAAATGGAGCTTATTCGTATCCTGAACAAATTAGATAAATTTCACTATCCCATTTTTAATCGAAATATAGACAATAAAGAGCTTATCAGCACTGTTTATCAGGAATATTCATTTGAAAAAAATTAA
- a CDS encoding ABC transporter permease/substrate-binding protein, which yields MTQQSLWQFIIEQHEKLLTQITQHLGLTFLSLFLAIIVGVPLGILIARKRKLSSSVLGVAGILQTIPSIALLGFMIPAFGIGATPAIAALLIYALLPIIRNTYTGITEVNPTVIEAAKAMGMNKTQLLFKVEIPLAMPVIIAGIRTAAVINVGVATLASFVAAGGLGEFIFGGISLNNTNMILAGAIPAALLAVLLDQAIAVLQKSGYRLFKKLKYIVPAILIIVGAIYLLTSVSGNKLKAGFTPEFMGRQDGDLGLRSVYGLNINPVVVSDAIMYKAAYEKELDLISGYSTDGRIKAFDLYVLNDDKKIFPPYFAAPIIKTKTLEKFPELEKTLNLLSGKFNDSIMTDLNYKSDYLHQTPEKIAKDFLVKNNLYKISRKGNLGTIRIGSKIFGEQYILTEIYKMLIEGNTNYKVETKTGLGGTKICFDALMNDAIDFYPEYTGTGLLVLLKPNEQTIKKVSQSPDETYSYVNSEFQKQYGIQWLKPLGFNNSYALMMRRKQSKDLNIKSISDLKNYIDSK from the coding sequence ATGACGCAGCAAAGTCTTTGGCAATTTATAATTGAACAGCACGAAAAACTATTAACCCAGATTACTCAACATCTTGGGCTTACTTTTTTGTCATTATTTCTAGCGATTATCGTAGGCGTACCTTTAGGAATATTAATTGCCCGAAAAAGAAAACTTTCCAGTTCTGTTCTTGGCGTTGCCGGGATTTTGCAGACTATTCCCAGTATTGCTTTGTTAGGTTTTATGATTCCTGCTTTTGGAATTGGTGCTACACCAGCCATCGCAGCCTTATTAATTTACGCTCTTTTGCCGATTATTCGAAATACATACACAGGAATTACAGAAGTAAACCCAACTGTTATTGAAGCCGCAAAAGCAATGGGGATGAATAAAACCCAGCTTCTTTTTAAAGTTGAAATCCCTTTGGCGATGCCCGTTATCATTGCCGGAATAAGAACTGCAGCCGTCATTAATGTCGGAGTCGCAACTTTGGCTTCATTTGTCGCTGCAGGCGGTTTGGGTGAATTTATTTTTGGTGGAATTTCATTAAATAATACTAACATGATTTTGGCAGGCGCAATTCCGGCAGCGTTATTGGCGGTTTTATTGGATCAGGCGATTGCTGTTTTACAAAAATCTGGGTATCGATTATTTAAAAAACTAAAATATATTGTTCCTGCAATTTTGATTATTGTCGGAGCCATTTATCTTCTGACTTCTGTTTCAGGAAATAAACTTAAAGCCGGTTTTACGCCCGAATTTATGGGAAGACAAGACGGCGATCTCGGTCTTCGTTCTGTGTATGGGTTGAATATAAATCCTGTCGTAGTAAGCGATGCGATTATGTACAAGGCAGCCTATGAAAAAGAGTTGGATCTGATCAGCGGATACTCTACAGACGGTAGAATCAAAGCTTTTGATTTGTATGTTTTGAATGATGATAAAAAAATATTTCCGCCGTATTTTGCTGCGCCGATCATTAAAACTAAAACATTAGAGAAGTTTCCTGAATTAGAGAAAACATTGAATTTATTATCAGGTAAATTTAATGATTCAATTATGACGGATTTAAATTATAAATCTGATTATTTACATCAGACACCAGAAAAAATTGCCAAAGACTTTTTAGTTAAAAACAATTTATATAAAATTTCAAGAAAGGGAAATTTGGGAACAATACGAATCGGCTCAAAGATTTTCGGTGAGCAGTATATTCTCACAGAAATTTATAAAATGCTGATTGAAGGCAATACCAACTATAAAGTAGAAACAAAAACAGGGTTGGGAGGCACCAAAATCTGTTTTGATGCTTTGATGAATGACGCCATCGATTTTTATCCCGAATATACAGGAACCGGGCTTTTAGTTCTATTAAAACCAAACGAACAAACGATTAAAAAGGTAAGCCAGAGTCCTGATGAAACTTATAGTTATGTTAATTCAGAATTTCAGAAACAATACGGAATTCAATGGCTGAAACCACTTGGTTTTAATAATTCTTATGCATTAATGATGCGCAGAAAGCAATCTAAAGATTTGAATATTAAAAGTATATCGGATCTAAAGAATTATATAGATTCGAAGTAA
- the egtB gene encoding ergothioneine biosynthesis protein EgtB has protein sequence MTPNTITADLVKKYTDIRKYSEEICAPLEIEDYVVQPIVDISPPKWHLGHTTWFFETFILQPNFPDYKVFDAQYNFVFNSYYETIGARVIRTDRGNLSRPSVSDIYKYRKYVDEHMEAFLQSAFMTEDVEPLLELGLNHEQQHQELLITDIKYILGHNPLFPVYKKEKIIKEEHAEHVEMLSFPEGIYEIGFNGESFCFDNELGRHKVFLNEFEISNQLVTNREYLQFIEAGGYSDFKHWHAEGWDWVKQNHAKYPLYWHVVDDKWMFYTLNGLQELDLDEAVCHINFFEASAFASWKGMRLPTEAEWEVASCHFNWGSRWEWTNSAYLPYPDFKKEAGAVGEYNGKFMVNQMVLRGASEATPLGHSRNTYRNFFQTGLQWQFTGIRLAQ, from the coding sequence ATGACACCAAATACCATCACAGCAGATTTAGTTAAAAAATATACAGATATTCGCAAGTATTCTGAAGAAATATGCGCGCCTTTAGAAATCGAAGATTACGTCGTACAGCCAATTGTAGACATTAGTCCGCCCAAATGGCATCTCGGTCACACGACTTGGTTTTTCGAAACGTTTATTTTGCAACCCAATTTTCCGGATTATAAAGTTTTCGATGCTCAATATAATTTTGTTTTCAACAGTTATTATGAAACGATAGGAGCGAGGGTAATCCGCACCGATCGCGGAAATTTGAGTCGTCCGTCTGTTTCTGATATTTATAAGTATAGAAAATATGTTGACGAACACATGGAAGCCTTTCTTCAAAGTGCATTTATGACGGAAGATGTTGAGCCGTTGCTTGAACTTGGACTTAATCACGAGCAGCAACATCAGGAATTATTGATTACTGATATTAAATATATTTTAGGTCATAATCCGCTTTTTCCGGTGTATAAAAAAGAGAAGATTATTAAAGAAGAACATGCAGAACATGTAGAAATGCTTAGTTTTCCAGAAGGAATTTATGAAATTGGATTTAATGGAGAAAGTTTCTGTTTTGATAATGAATTAGGAAGGCATAAAGTTTTTTTGAATGAATTTGAAATTAGCAATCAGTTAGTTACCAATCGAGAATATTTACAGTTTATAGAAGCGGGAGGATATTCCGATTTTAAACATTGGCACGCCGAAGGTTGGGATTGGGTGAAGCAAAATCATGCAAAATATCCCTTATATTGGCATGTTGTTGATGATAAATGGATGTTTTATACGTTGAATGGCTTGCAGGAATTAGACCTCGACGAAGCGGTTTGTCACATCAACTTCTTTGAAGCCTCAGCTTTTGCGTCCTGGAAAGGAATGCGTTTACCAACCGAAGCAGAATGGGAAGTTGCTTCCTGTCATTTCAATTGGGGAAGCCGTTGGGAATGGACAAATTCTGCCTATTTACCGTATCCTGATTTTAAAAAAGAAGCTGGTGCAGTTGGTGAATACAACGGGAAGTTTATGGTGAATCAAATGGTTCTGCGTGGTGCTTCTGAAGCGACACCTTTGGGACACAGCCGAAATACATACCGCAATTTTTTCCAGACGGGTTTACAATGGCAGTTCACAGGAATCAGACTTGCCCAATAA
- a CDS encoding response regulator transcription factor produces MELPIENREITFLLADDHSIVRHGMALTINEIFPNSIIHQTSSLLQVVEEVKSKEIEIAIIDAHFPDGNSIHILSDIKNAKPDIKILIFSGLEEQLHALKFINAGANGYLSKLSEEEDVQKAIISIVNKGEYISAVSQNLLVQFANNPNSVNPLHSLTKRELQIAEMYADGYGNLEIANNLDIKQNTVSTIKKNIFDKLKIENLVELIDIIKTHHKI; encoded by the coding sequence ATGGAATTACCAATTGAAAATAGAGAAATTACCTTCCTTTTAGCAGACGATCACAGTATCGTGCGACACGGAATGGCGCTTACGATCAACGAAATTTTTCCAAATTCTATAATTCATCAAACTTCTTCCTTGCTTCAGGTTGTAGAAGAAGTGAAGTCAAAAGAGATAGAAATAGCGATCATTGATGCTCATTTTCCGGACGGAAACAGCATTCATATTTTATCTGATATCAAAAATGCAAAACCTGATATTAAAATTCTGATATTCTCGGGTCTTGAAGAACAGTTGCATGCACTGAAATTCATCAATGCCGGAGCCAACGGTTATCTTAGCAAATTAAGCGAAGAAGAAGATGTACAAAAAGCTATTATAAGCATTGTGAATAAAGGTGAATATATTTCGGCAGTTTCACAGAATTTGTTAGTGCAATTTGCTAATAATCCGAATTCTGTGAATCCTCTTCATAGCTTAACGAAAAGAGAATTACAGATCGCAGAAATGTACGCAGACGGATATGGCAACCTGGAAATTGCAAATAATCTTGATATTAAGCAAAATACCGTAAGCACGATCAAAAAAAATATTTTTGATAAATTAAAAATAGAAAACCTTGTTGAGCTCATTGATATCATCAAGACCCATCACAAAATATAG
- a CDS encoding ABC transporter ATP-binding protein: protein MITVDSVSKNFNGKPAVDNISFHVNDKEVLVLLGTSGCGKTTTLKMINRLIESDSGNVLIDGKNIHDQKVEELRMGIGFVMQHSGLFPHYTIKQNIAVVPELLKWDKKKTENRTEELLNKLHLSGDILSRFPNELSGGQQQRVGIARALIANSPILLMDEPFGALDNITKADIHSEFKSLEELKNKTIILVTHDVQEAFELGDRICLMDKGEIVQIGTPKEMLYQPKNDFVADFFAENRLLLEYKVATLKYVNDFNLKNLFDEFNFTETTSVWDALQKLSSDHKNTTHYEMLIKAFNEYRKLQIV from the coding sequence ATGATTACAGTAGATTCAGTTTCAAAGAATTTTAACGGAAAACCGGCAGTTGACAACATTTCTTTTCATGTAAATGATAAAGAAGTTTTGGTACTTCTCGGAACCAGCGGTTGTGGTAAAACGACAACGCTAAAAATGATCAATCGTCTCATAGAATCAGATTCCGGGAATGTTTTGATTGATGGTAAAAATATTCACGATCAGAAAGTAGAAGAGTTGAGAATGGGAATCGGTTTTGTGATGCAGCATTCGGGATTATTTCCTCATTATACCATTAAACAAAACATCGCTGTTGTTCCAGAATTATTAAAATGGGATAAAAAAAAGACAGAAAACAGAACGGAAGAATTATTGAATAAACTTCATCTTTCCGGAGATATACTTTCCCGTTTTCCAAATGAATTAAGCGGTGGTCAGCAACAAAGAGTAGGAATTGCCCGAGCTTTGATCGCCAACTCACCAATTTTGTTAATGGATGAGCCTTTCGGAGCATTAGATAACATCACGAAAGCAGATATTCATTCAGAATTTAAATCATTGGAAGAGCTTAAAAATAAAACCATTATTTTGGTCACACACGATGTCCAAGAAGCTTTTGAATTGGGAGATCGGATATGTTTAATGGATAAAGGAGAGATTGTTCAGATTGGAACGCCAAAAGAAATGCTTTATCAACCTAAAAATGATTTTGTCGCAGATTTTTTTGCCGAAAACAGATTATTATTAGAATATAAAGTAGCGACTTTAAAGTATGTTAATGATTTTAATCTCAAAAATTTATTTGATGAATTTAATTTTACGGAAACTACAAGTGTCTGGGATGCTTTACAAAAATTAAGTTCAGATCATAAAAATACAACGCATTACGAAATGTTGATCAAAGCATTTAATGAATACAGAAAATTACAGATCGTATGA